A stretch of Chanodichthys erythropterus isolate Z2021 chromosome 20, ASM2448905v1, whole genome shotgun sequence DNA encodes these proteins:
- the szrd1 gene encoding SUZ RNA-binding domain-containing, which yields MDDEEVAESWEEAADSGEMERRLEEKLRISQKERLSSGSSSRSPMRTAIVIQDDSLPAAPPPQIRILKRPSSNGSLGSSVTQTRPSPQVKSLAQREAEYAEARKRILGSATPDDTPQERPNSDRSPRGSSHTLSEENRSGNHVVRQPAGPDGTQGFHHQRR from the exons ATGGATGATGAGGAGGTCGCCGAGAGCTGGGAAGAGGCCGCCGACAGTGGG GAAATGGAGAGAAGACTAGAGGAAAAGCTTCGAATCAGTCAGAAAGAAAG ACTTTCAAGTGGCAGTTCGAGCCGTTCTCCAATGAGAACAGCGATCGTAATCCAGGATGACTCCCTTCCCGCGGCACCCCCACCACAGATTCGTATTTTGAAGCGGCCCTCCAGTAATGGATCTTTAGGATCGTCTGTGACGCAGACTCGACCCTCCCCGCAAGTAAAATCCTTAGCTCAGCGAGAGGCAGAATACGCAGAGGCCAGGAAGAGAATCCTCGGCAGTGCTACTCCTGATGACACACCACAAGAGAGACCCAATTCAGACCG ATCTCCACGTGGAAGCAGCCATACACTTTCAGAGGAAAACAGATCAGGAAACCATGTGGTTCGACAGCCAGCAGGTCCAGATGGTACACAAGGCTTTCACCACCAGCGCAGATAG
- the sult1st5 gene encoding sulfotransferase family 1, cytosolic sulfotransferase 5, protein MDGTTREALFQIQGIPLPERVVKYWARVEQFQASKEDLLIATYPKAGTTWTQEVVDHILNEGDVGRCRRAPTQERMPFLEMTSPDGLSAGITKLEVMDPPRVIKTHLPIQLVPRSFWEAGCKVIYMARNPKDTVVSYYHFDRMNLTQPEPGTWQQYLEKFMTGQLGWGSWYDHVKGYWRERQNKKILYIFFEDMKEDPVREVIRIAQFLGKQLSKSMIDHIVQMTVFSAMRENPMANYSTIPDTIFDRTASEFMRKGEVGDWKNHFSAEEDAAFEEHYCRLMADCPIPVRFTV, encoded by the exons ATGGATGGGACAACACGGGAAGCGTTGTTTCAAATTCAGGGTATCCCATTACCAGAGCGGGTGGTGAAGTACTGGGCAAGAGTGGAACAGTTCCAGGCGTCAAAAGAGGATTTGCTCATTGCCACATATCCTAAAGCAG GAACTACATGGACACAGGAAGTAGTGGATCACATCCTGAATGAAGGGGATGTTGGAAGGTGCAGGCGCGCGCCTACTCAAGAGCGCATGCCGTTCTTAGAGATGACCTCCCCAGATGGTTTAAGTGCTG GTATAACTAAGCTGGAGGTTATGGATCCCCCTCGTGTTATCAAAACTCATCTTCCCATCCAACTTGTGCCTCGTTCTTTCTGGGAGGCTGGTTGCAAG GTTATATATATGGCCCGTAATCCGAAAGACACTGTGGTTTCATATTATCATTTTGACCGCATGAATCTTACCCAGCCAGAGCCTGGCACTTGGCAGCAATATCTGGAAAAGTTCATGACAGGGCAAT tgggtTGGGGATCCTGGTATGACCATGTTAAAGGATACTGGAGGGAAAGGCAAAACAAGAAAATTCTTTACATATTCTTTGAAGACATGAAAGAG GACCCTGTTCGTGAAGTAATCCGCATTGCTCAATTCCTTGGAAAGCAGTTATCGAAAAGTATGATAGATCATATTGTGCAAATGACAGTGTTTTCTGCTATGCGAGAAAACCCCATGGCAAACTACTCAACTATTCCAGACACAATCTTTGATCGTACAGCCTCAGAGTTCATGAGAAAAG gtgagGTTGGTGACTGGAAGAATCACTTCAGTGCAGAAGAGGATGCTGCTTTTGAGGAACATTACTGCAGATTAATGGCTGATTGTCCTATTCCAGTACGGTTCACAGTATGA